In Neisseriaceae bacterium CLB008, one genomic interval encodes:
- a CDS encoding FUSC family protein: MLPTIATPLRPPPSRTLKHRTLRFLITVGTPLLLAYQYEMGSWVLYLSLGGLLGFSGDVGGPAFIRLRYMAVGPGFLILGALLGTFSLWASTWLFFGLAIVIGYLYGLVEKRHSHLITATRFLGYGLAFGFAVAPITGFDITLTLSSLTWAWLVSLSWDLLTYHATPLNTPSIRRSLWRSYRQAYKHHYFALATGCSIALAYLICGFTGNDYPYWAIITILIVLQNDVRNSASRISERVSGTLLGVFCVVAVVSFHPHPLTLLVAALTVATLRWPALQLHPTLGTACLTSFILLLATLSLPAEADSLTVLRGRLLATFIGCAAALSTTQLELFFRLIQQPWRRP, encoded by the coding sequence ATGCTGCCTACGATTGCCACGCCTTTACGCCCACCGCCTTCGCGCACGCTCAAACACCGCACCCTACGCTTTTTGATCACCGTGGGCACGCCGCTGTTGCTGGCCTATCAATATGAAATGGGGAGCTGGGTCTTGTATTTAAGCCTGGGTGGCCTACTGGGATTCTCAGGAGACGTGGGCGGCCCAGCCTTCATACGCCTACGTTACATGGCAGTAGGCCCTGGCTTTCTCATTCTTGGCGCCCTATTGGGCACATTTAGCCTCTGGGCATCCACCTGGCTGTTCTTTGGCTTAGCCATCGTCATTGGCTACCTTTATGGCCTAGTCGAAAAACGTCACAGCCACCTCATCACCGCCACCCGTTTTTTAGGCTATGGCCTAGCATTTGGCTTTGCGGTTGCCCCCATTACTGGTTTTGACATTACCCTCACCCTCAGCAGCCTAACGTGGGCATGGCTGGTATCGCTTAGCTGGGACTTACTCACTTACCACGCAACACCATTAAACACGCCCTCTATTCGCCGCTCGTTATGGCGCAGTTATCGCCAAGCATACAAACACCATTACTTTGCCCTGGCCACAGGCTGTAGCATTGCACTGGCTTACCTAATCTGTGGCTTCACTGGTAATGACTACCCCTACTGGGCCATTATCACCATCCTCATCGTACTGCAAAACGACGTCCGCAACAGCGCCTCCCGCATTTCTGAACGGGTGAGTGGCACCTTATTAGGCGTCTTCTGCGTGGTCGCCGTCGTTAGCTTCCACCCACACCCCCTCACCTTACTCGTGGCTGCGCTGACGGTGGCCACACTACGCTGGCCCGCACTCCAGCTACACCCCACCTTAGGTACCGCCTGCCTCACCAGCTTCATTCTGCTGCTGGCGACCCTCAGTCTACCGGCTGAAGCCGACAGCCTAACGGTGTTACGAGGGCGTCTACTGGCAACCTTCATTGGCTGCGCCGCCGCCCTTTCCACCACGCAGCTAGAATTGTTTTTTCGCCTCATACAACAGCCTTGGCGACGGCCATAA
- a CDS encoding D-serine ammonia-lyase, producing MALMDEATKRAWLDGHPLLQALVDLTETEWFNPNVAPAAVGLAKVGLSAADVADASARLKRFAPYLAEVFPDTRAQAGVVESPLLAVSALQHQLGERYSQNMAGQLWLKRDSHLPISGSIKARGGIYEVLKQAETLALASGKLDLTDDYRVLNSDEWRAFFSQYSIAVGSTGNLGLSIGIMSAQLGFKVSVHMSADARQWKKDKLRAHGVNVVEYAADYSKAVEMGRAEADNNPYCHFIDDEHSTDLFLGYAVAAERLAGQLQAMAVKVDAEHPLFVYLPCGVGGGPGGIAFGLKLLFGDHVHCVFAEPTHAPCMMLGVYTDLHEQISVQDLGIDQTTVADGLAVGRASGFVGRAMGPLLDGYYTIADDELFRLIALANQTEGVEMEPSAAAGLAGMARVLGDADYIARLGYGQQQLAYATHIAWVTGGSMVPAAEMQAYLAQGRDLL from the coding sequence ATGGCATTGATGGATGAAGCAACAAAACGCGCTTGGCTGGATGGCCATCCGCTGTTACAGGCGTTGGTCGATTTAACCGAAACGGAATGGTTTAACCCTAATGTAGCGCCAGCGGCAGTGGGCTTGGCCAAGGTAGGCTTGAGTGCGGCCGACGTGGCCGATGCCAGCGCGCGCTTAAAGCGGTTTGCGCCCTATTTGGCCGAAGTATTTCCCGATACCCGTGCCCAGGCAGGGGTGGTCGAATCTCCACTGCTGGCGGTTTCAGCATTGCAGCACCAGTTGGGCGAGCGCTATAGTCAAAATATGGCCGGTCAGCTATGGCTTAAGCGTGACAGCCACTTGCCGATCAGTGGCTCAATTAAGGCGCGTGGCGGTATTTATGAAGTCTTGAAACAGGCCGAAACCTTAGCCTTGGCCTCGGGCAAGCTGGATTTAACCGATGATTATCGCGTCTTAAACAGTGATGAGTGGCGTGCTTTTTTTAGTCAGTACAGCATTGCCGTAGGGTCTACCGGTAACTTAGGGCTGTCCATCGGCATCATGAGTGCCCAATTAGGCTTTAAGGTCAGCGTGCACATGTCTGCCGATGCGCGCCAATGGAAGAAAGACAAGCTACGCGCCCACGGCGTGAACGTGGTCGAATATGCGGCGGATTACTCCAAAGCCGTGGAGATGGGCCGTGCCGAAGCCGATAATAATCCTTATTGCCACTTCATCGACGACGAGCACTCAACCGATTTATTCTTGGGCTACGCCGTGGCGGCCGAGCGTCTGGCGGGGCAGCTACAGGCCATGGCCGTCAAAGTGGACGCTGAGCATCCTTTGTTTGTGTATTTACCCTGTGGTGTGGGCGGTGGCCCTGGCGGTATCGCCTTTGGTTTGAAGCTGCTATTTGGTGACCATGTTCATTGTGTTTTTGCTGAGCCAACGCACGCGCCGTGCATGATGTTGGGGGTGTACACCGATCTGCATGAGCAAATCAGCGTGCAAGATTTGGGCATCGATCAAACCACGGTGGCCGATGGTTTGGCCGTGGGCCGCGCTTCGGGCTTTGTCGGGCGGGCGATGGGGCCGTTATTGGATGGCTATTACACCATTGCCGACGACGAGCTGTTCCGCTTGATTGCCTTGGCTAATCAGACCGAAGGCGTGGAGATGGAGCCTTCAGCCGCAGCAGGGCTGGCGGGCATGGCTCGAGTATTGGGTGATGCTGATTATATAGCCCGTTTAGGCTATGGTCAGCAGCAGTTGGCTTATGCCACCCACATTGCCTGGGTGACCGGTGGCAGTATGGTGCCAGCGGCAGAAATGCAGGCTTATTTGGCTCAGGGGCGTGATCTACTCTAG